A region from the Desulfoglaeba alkanexedens ALDC genome encodes:
- a CDS encoding site-2 protease family protein encodes MTASISEFLRSISIFALPLLLAVMAHEVAHGWVAEKLGDPTARLMGRITFNPLVHIDPVGTVILPVALMLMNAPFLFGWAKPVPVNFANLRGGRRSMAWVAVSGPLTNLMLACLSALAYRAVVLLYATDWIHHSGLLVSIAEPVFLMARFSVVFNVVLMVINLFPVPPLDGGRILTGLLPRNWAYRVAALERYGMIIILLLIATGMWGNLLDPVLSLFLRVLLGR; translated from the coding sequence ATGACAGCAAGTATTTCTGAATTTCTTCGCAGTATCAGCATCTTTGCCCTCCCGCTTCTGCTCGCGGTCATGGCCCACGAAGTGGCTCACGGCTGGGTCGCGGAAAAGCTCGGCGATCCCACGGCCCGGCTCATGGGCCGCATCACCTTTAACCCACTAGTGCACATCGACCCGGTGGGTACGGTGATTCTGCCTGTCGCGCTCATGTTGATGAACGCCCCCTTCCTTTTCGGTTGGGCCAAGCCTGTGCCGGTAAACTTCGCCAACCTGCGTGGCGGCCGGCGCAGCATGGCGTGGGTCGCCGTCTCGGGGCCCCTCACCAACCTCATGCTGGCCTGCCTGAGCGCGCTGGCCTACCGGGCGGTGGTGCTGCTTTACGCCACGGATTGGATTCACCATTCGGGCCTACTGGTCAGCATCGCCGAACCGGTTTTCCTGATGGCCCGTTTTTCCGTGGTGTTCAATGTCGTGCTCATGGTGATCAATCTTTTTCCCGTTCCTCCGCTGGACGGTGGGCGGATCCTGACGGGGCTGCTTCCCCGGAACTGGGCCTACCGGGTGGCGGCCCTCGAGCGCTACGGCATGATCATCATCTTGCTGCTCATCGCCACGGGCATGTGGGGCAACCTGCTGGACCCGGTACTCAGCCTTTTTCTGCGGGTGCTTTTGGGGCGATGA
- a CDS encoding tetratricopeptide repeat protein, whose product MLSGRKRDYGRRYDATLFRPRRERPKAGVRAAKWLLVLAVVAAGVFVLVGPKGVEDRLLPYLPVPKELQGVEVVQNGRAVSVPPGGTLKLNPKDTFHIETVKTDGWIPWGLEIVSVGVDFERAREAPVAVQDLWPGEAFEEPRRVPVEVFWRGHPLGSFTVVVEWDARDWLEKAAETEDPRAKIALLERVVEADPKNVLARTHLAGLYAEEGRLTEAEKIYREILETGRSRPMLEKLLEIHTRQGKVDAALGVHMELLQLTQDPKVFESLLGFLRRHKKAPEAAAFLVRQEEAIPRAFLGAYYLALADFQTEAGLWADVAKTYGKALKAGVKDPNVHYNLSVAHKMAGNLDHAVQALERYLQANPKDVNNRLRLGALLEEKKDVQGARRVYQELLKSNPGNEQALLRLIALLEKEKDKTALASAYESLVALRPEDKVAWHNLALLYYEQEKWKEAAKAFEKVAGMDPRDVPSRKYLLDLYQKAGNRKAETRVLEELVGLEPDNLGYYDTYFAVLNNSGDYKKMVAFFEKAAKERPNVAAFHQYVLLGSLKLGDKRKALVALENLVRLKPKEKKYLRQAAQLHESLKQYDEALKKTEAILKLDPGDRQAKDDYLRLRMLLLGGGRTDLGGKTVLYACKSSGVVL is encoded by the coding sequence ATGTTGAGCGGCAGGAAGCGAGACTACGGGCGTCGCTACGACGCTACGCTGTTCAGGCCGCGAAGGGAGCGGCCCAAGGCCGGGGTGCGCGCGGCCAAATGGCTGCTCGTCTTGGCGGTGGTGGCCGCAGGCGTTTTTGTACTGGTCGGCCCCAAGGGCGTGGAAGACCGGCTGCTGCCTTACCTTCCGGTTCCCAAGGAGCTCCAGGGGGTGGAGGTGGTCCAAAACGGACGGGCGGTTTCCGTGCCTCCGGGCGGCACCCTCAAACTGAACCCCAAAGACACCTTCCACATAGAGACCGTCAAGACCGACGGCTGGATCCCATGGGGCCTGGAGATCGTGAGCGTTGGCGTCGATTTCGAACGGGCCCGCGAGGCTCCGGTTGCCGTCCAGGATCTGTGGCCGGGAGAAGCTTTCGAGGAACCCCGGCGGGTCCCCGTAGAGGTCTTCTGGCGGGGTCATCCGTTGGGCTCGTTTACGGTGGTCGTCGAATGGGACGCCCGGGATTGGCTGGAGAAGGCGGCCGAGACGGAGGACCCCCGGGCCAAGATCGCGCTTCTCGAACGCGTCGTGGAGGCGGATCCGAAAAACGTGCTGGCAAGGACCCACCTCGCGGGCCTCTATGCTGAAGAAGGCCGGCTGACCGAGGCGGAAAAGATCTATCGGGAGATCCTCGAAACGGGCCGGTCGAGGCCCATGCTCGAAAAGCTGCTGGAGATCCATACGCGGCAGGGAAAGGTGGACGCGGCCCTGGGCGTGCACATGGAACTGCTTCAACTCACCCAGGATCCCAAGGTGTTCGAGTCACTCTTGGGCTTCCTGCGACGCCACAAGAAGGCTCCAGAGGCGGCGGCTTTCCTGGTTCGGCAGGAGGAAGCGATCCCCCGGGCCTTCCTCGGTGCCTACTATCTGGCGCTGGCTGACTTCCAAACGGAAGCGGGGCTGTGGGCCGATGTGGCGAAGACGTATGGCAAGGCCCTGAAAGCGGGCGTGAAGGACCCGAACGTCCATTACAATCTTTCCGTGGCCCACAAGATGGCGGGGAATCTCGACCATGCGGTTCAGGCGCTTGAACGGTATCTGCAAGCCAACCCCAAGGACGTGAACAACCGGTTGAGGTTGGGAGCGCTTCTGGAGGAAAAGAAGGATGTGCAAGGAGCCCGGCGGGTCTACCAGGAGCTTCTCAAGAGCAACCCAGGAAACGAGCAGGCCCTGCTCCGATTGATCGCCCTGCTCGAAAAGGAAAAGGACAAGACCGCCCTGGCTTCCGCTTACGAGAGCCTCGTTGCGCTCAGGCCTGAAGACAAGGTGGCCTGGCACAACCTGGCGCTGCTCTATTACGAACAGGAAAAGTGGAAGGAGGCGGCGAAAGCGTTCGAAAAGGTCGCCGGAATGGATCCCCGGGACGTTCCTTCCCGCAAATACCTGCTGGATCTCTATCAGAAGGCGGGAAACCGCAAGGCCGAAACACGGGTGCTCGAGGAACTGGTCGGCCTGGAACCCGACAACCTGGGCTATTACGATACCTATTTCGCCGTTCTCAACAATTCCGGAGATTATAAAAAGATGGTCGCTTTTTTCGAAAAGGCGGCCAAAGAGCGGCCGAACGTGGCGGCCTTCCACCAGTACGTGCTCCTGGGTTCACTCAAGTTGGGCGACAAGCGGAAAGCCCTGGTTGCCCTGGAAAATCTGGTTCGACTCAAACCCAAAGAGAAAAAATACCTCCGCCAGGCGGCCCAGCTCCACGAGAGCCTGAAGCAGTATGACGAGGCCCTGAAAAAGACCGAAGCCATTCTCAAGCTGGACCCGGGAGACCGCCAGGCCAAAGACGATTACCTCCGCCTGCGCATGTTACTGCTCGGCGGCGGGAGGACCGACCTTGGCGGGAAGACCGTCCTTTATGCTTGCAAATCGAGCGGGGTTGTTCTATAA
- a CDS encoding pseudouridine synthase, whose translation MKTVRLQKFLADAGLTSRRAAEDWIRQGRVTVNGKRVTEMGVRVNPDCDEVRVDGHPVSPAATRLYVLLNKPRSCLTTARDPRGRPTVFDHLPDFEVRLFPVGRLDWDASGLLLLTNDGPLAHRLMHPRHGIPKKYEVKVQGRPSDETLELLRRGVMLPEGRTAPARVRRLKELPKATWLEIVIHQGWYRQIKRMGEAVGHPVVKIHRSGYGPLSLEGLAAGKWRHLSREEVRGLRRAAFGEEETQRGISPC comes from the coding sequence ATGAAAACCGTGCGGCTGCAGAAGTTCCTCGCCGATGCGGGTCTGACGTCCCGGCGGGCTGCGGAAGACTGGATCCGCCAGGGGCGGGTGACCGTGAATGGAAAGCGGGTTACCGAAATGGGTGTCCGGGTGAACCCGGACTGCGACGAGGTGAGGGTGGACGGGCACCCCGTCTCGCCGGCGGCGACCCGGTTGTATGTCCTATTGAATAAACCGAGATCCTGCCTGACGACGGCCAGGGATCCGCGCGGGCGGCCCACGGTTTTCGATCACCTGCCGGATTTCGAAGTTCGACTTTTTCCCGTGGGCCGTCTGGACTGGGACGCCTCGGGACTGCTGCTGCTCACCAACGACGGCCCTCTGGCTCACCGGCTGATGCACCCTCGGCATGGGATTCCGAAGAAATACGAAGTCAAGGTCCAGGGGCGTCCCTCCGACGAAACGCTCGAGCTGCTCCGGCGCGGAGTGATGCTCCCGGAAGGAAGGACGGCTCCGGCCCGGGTGAGGCGCCTGAAGGAGCTTCCCAAGGCCACGTGGCTCGAAATAGTGATCCACCAGGGATGGTACCGGCAGATCAAACGCATGGGCGAAGCCGTGGGCCATCCCGTAGTCAAGATCCACCGCAGCGGCTACGGTCCCCTATCGCTTGAAGGGCTGGCGGCCGGGAAATGGCGGCATCTGAGCCGGGAAGAGGTCCGCGGCCTTCGCCGGGCGGCCTTCGGTGAAGAGGAGACGCAGCGGGGGATTTCCCCATGTTGA
- the trpS gene encoding tryptophan--tRNA ligase: MNQQKRILSGMRPTGRLHLGNLHGALENWISLQSQYDCFFFVADWHAFTSDYAAPGDIRRNSWEMVLDWLAAGLDPKQSTLFVQSELKQHAELYLLLGMITPLAWLERNPTYKEQQLQLQAKDLSTYGFLGYPVLQAADIIIYRANGVPVGKDQLPHIELTREIARRFNHLYECEVFPVPDALLTEVPVLPGTDGRKMSKSYGNCIFITEPEEDIRRKVLQMMTDPARKRRTDPGDPEVCPVFAYHKLYSSQEEVAEAAHGCRTAGIGCVDCKGILIRNLLKRLGPIRERRLQLERNVEEVRAGLKDGIERARKESSATMERVLEAVGLSGSFV; this comes from the coding sequence ATGAACCAGCAGAAGCGGATTCTCAGTGGAATGCGCCCGACGGGGCGGCTCCACCTCGGAAATCTTCATGGCGCTCTTGAAAACTGGATCAGCCTCCAGAGTCAATACGATTGCTTCTTTTTCGTCGCCGACTGGCATGCCTTCACCTCCGACTACGCCGCGCCGGGCGATATCCGGCGCAACAGCTGGGAGATGGTTCTCGATTGGTTGGCGGCCGGTTTGGATCCCAAGCAGTCCACGCTTTTCGTGCAGTCGGAACTGAAGCAGCACGCGGAGCTGTACCTGCTTCTCGGGATGATCACGCCGCTTGCCTGGCTGGAGCGGAACCCGACCTACAAGGAGCAGCAGCTGCAGCTGCAGGCCAAGGATCTTTCCACCTACGGCTTTTTGGGCTACCCGGTACTCCAGGCGGCGGACATCATCATCTACCGGGCGAACGGCGTTCCCGTGGGCAAGGACCAGCTGCCGCACATCGAGTTGACTCGGGAGATCGCCCGCCGTTTCAACCACCTGTACGAGTGCGAGGTCTTTCCCGTGCCGGATGCGTTGCTGACCGAGGTGCCGGTGCTTCCGGGAACCGACGGGAGGAAGATGAGCAAGAGTTACGGGAATTGCATCTTTATTACCGAACCGGAAGAAGACATCCGCCGAAAGGTGCTGCAGATGATGACGGACCCCGCGCGGAAACGGCGGACCGACCCCGGGGACCCGGAAGTCTGCCCGGTCTTCGCCTATCACAAGCTGTATTCCAGCCAGGAAGAAGTCGCCGAAGCGGCGCATGGATGCCGTACGGCGGGGATCGGATGCGTTGACTGCAAAGGGATTTTGATCCGGAATCTTCTGAAACGGCTCGGCCCCATCCGTGAAAGACGCCTGCAACTGGAACGGAACGTGGAAGAGGTGCGTGCGGGGCTGAAGGACGGGATAGAAAGAGCCCGAAAGGAATCTTCGGCCACCATGGAACGGGTATTGGAAGCAGTAGGGCTTTCGGGATCGTTTGTCTGA
- a CDS encoding PAS domain S-box protein — MTGKGNPEFEASRIHESAEFYRFVVESLPIAVVTVDPELRITEFNPRAERITGYSAQEAIGEPCSKILRSALCEKECPLETVINRRNPKVQTETFLLDKSGNPVPVALGAAALFDKDGNVVGGLECFRDITRFKSMERFQSYVLSMFAYDMKYPLVCIQGFAVRLRNKLQKFQDMKVMNYLDVISEESEKLQSMIDELLDYANLQEGKIRLNFKAFRVGEELTRLLEAYRERADRRGVHLSLQVPEAFQEIEADPVRLGRVFAYFLEKAVKNSDKGDAVRVSVEDSETDLTVIFVAEGRGVYPEDLKLFDLSEEGTEYRKDRPTTRAEAFTLEALERIVTGHGGGLFMCVEEGKGNQVRIKLPKIPP; from the coding sequence ATGACTGGGAAGGGAAACCCTGAGTTCGAGGCATCGCGGATCCACGAAAGCGCGGAATTCTACCGGTTCGTGGTAGAAAGCCTCCCCATCGCGGTGGTGACCGTCGACCCGGAACTCCGGATCACGGAGTTCAACCCGAGGGCCGAAAGAATCACCGGCTATTCGGCCCAGGAAGCCATCGGAGAGCCGTGCTCAAAGATCCTGAGATCCGCCCTCTGCGAGAAGGAATGCCCTCTCGAAACGGTCATCAACCGCCGGAACCCCAAGGTGCAAACCGAGACGTTCCTTCTCGACAAGTCCGGCAACCCAGTGCCGGTTGCATTGGGCGCTGCCGCGCTTTTCGACAAGGACGGGAACGTCGTAGGCGGACTGGAGTGTTTTCGGGACATCACGCGCTTCAAGAGCATGGAGCGCTTTCAGAGTTATGTGCTTTCCATGTTCGCCTACGACATGAAATATCCGCTGGTGTGCATCCAGGGGTTTGCGGTGCGGCTGCGCAACAAGCTCCAGAAATTCCAGGACATGAAGGTCATGAACTACCTGGACGTGATCTCCGAGGAATCTGAAAAGTTGCAGTCCATGATCGATGAGTTGCTGGACTACGCGAACCTGCAGGAAGGGAAAATCAGGCTGAATTTCAAGGCGTTCCGCGTCGGAGAGGAATTGACACGCCTGCTGGAGGCGTATCGCGAAAGGGCGGACCGGCGCGGGGTGCATCTGTCTTTGCAGGTCCCCGAAGCGTTCCAGGAGATCGAGGCGGATCCGGTGCGGCTGGGACGGGTCTTTGCGTATTTCCTCGAAAAGGCCGTCAAAAATTCGGACAAGGGGGATGCCGTCCGCGTGAGTGTGGAAGACTCGGAAACGGACCTTACGGTGATTTTCGTCGCTGAAGGCCGAGGAGTGTATCCCGAGGACTTGAAGCTTTTCGATCTGAGCGAAGAAGGAACGGAATACCGCAAAGACCGGCCGACAACGCGGGCGGAAGCCTTCACCCTGGAAGCCTTGGAAAGGATCGTCACCGGACATGGTGGTGGTCTTTTCATGTGCGTGGAAGAAGGCAAGGGGAATCAGGTGCGGATCAAGCTTCCCAAGATACCGCCTTAA